In a genomic window of Erigeron canadensis isolate Cc75 chromosome 5, C_canadensis_v1, whole genome shotgun sequence:
- the LOC122601880 gene encoding glu S.griseus protease inhibitor-like: protein MASCSRVKGKKSWPELVGTPGQAAASIIERQNDNVDAVIVEEGSSVTGDIRCDRVRVFVDDNNIVKQVPKVG, encoded by the exons ATGGCCAGCTGCAGTAGAG TTAAGGGAAAGAAATCGTGGCCTGAGCTAGTCGGGACACCAGGTCAAGCAGCAGCATCCATAATCGAGAGACAAAATGATAATGTCGATGCCGTGATTGTGGAGGAAGGAAGCTCTGTGACCGGCGACATTCGATGTGACAGAGTTCGGGTTTTTGTTGATGACAATAACATTGTCAAACAAGTACCCAAAGTCGGGTAA
- the LOC122602200 gene encoding glu S.griseus protease inhibitor-like, which translates to MASTCEQVEQGKTSWPELVGETGTSAASTIENENPLVDARIILEGTIITQVYICDRVLVWVNDRGITVRTPMIG; encoded by the exons ATGGCATCTACATGTGAACAAGTGGAGCAAG GTAAAACATCATGGCCGGAGCTAGTTGGCGAGACAGGAACGTCTGCTGCGAGCACAATAGAGAATGAAAACCCGTTGGTTGACGCACGTATTATCTTAGAAGGAACCATTATCACTCAGGTTTATATTTGCGATAGGGTTCTTGTGTGGGTTAACGATAGGGGGATTACGGTCCGTACTCCTATGATTGGGTAA
- the LOC122600555 gene encoding syntaxin-related protein KNOLLE codes for MNDLMTKSFTSYVDLKKSTMKDIDLEAGDLEMHHPDQNLTSFLQEAELVKQEMNSIRDTLTRLESANQESKSLHNPESLKSNRRKINGEIMNVLKKAKTIKSRLEEMDRANAESRRLSGCKMGTPIDRTRTAVANGLRKKLKELMMDFQVLRQRMMTEYKETVGRRYFTVTGEEANEEVIEKIISSGSDGQGGEEFLSRAIQEHGRGKVLETVVEIQDRHDAAKEIETSLLELHQVFLDMAVMVEAQGEKMDNIEDHVMNAAHYVNAGTKNLKTAKGYQRSSRKCMCIGIILLLIIILVIVIPIVTSISKS; via the exons atgAATGATCTTATGACAAAATCATTCACCAGCTACGTCGATTTAAAGAAATCGACAATGAAAGACATCGATTTAGAAGCCGGTGACCTCGAGATGCATCACCCAGATCAAAACCTCACTTCTTTTCTCCAAGAAGCCGAGCTCGTAAAACAAGAAATGAACTCGATTCGCGATACTTTAACCCGACTCGAATCCGCTAACCAAGAATCCAAATCCCTTCACAACCCAGAATCTTTAAAATCAAACAGAAGAAAAATCAATGGGGAAATcatgaatgttttgaaaaagGCGAAAACTATAAAATCAAGACTTGAAGAAATGGACAGGGCGAATGCGGAAAGTAGACGCCTTTCGGGTTGTAAAATGGGGACACCCATTGACCGTACAAGGACTGCGGTGGCGAATGGGTTGAGAAAGAAGCTTAAGGAGCTGATGATGGATTTTCAGGTTTTGAGACAGAGGATGATGACGGAGTATAAGGAGACGGTCGGCCGGAGGTATTTTACGGTCACCGGAGAAGAAGCTAATGAGGAAGTTATTGAAAAGATTATCTCAAGTGGAAGTGATGGTCAAGGTGGTGAAGAATTCTTGTCTAGAGCTATTCAG GAGCATGGAAGGGGAAAGGTATTGGAAACAGTAGTGGAAATACAAGACCGCCACGACGCAGCCAAGGAGATAGAGACGAGTCTATTGGAGCTCCACCAAGTGTTCTTAGACATGGCGGTGATGGTGGAGGCTCAAGGCGAAAAAATGGACAACATCGAGGATCATGTGATGAATGCAGCTCACTATGTCAATGCCGGGACTAAAAATCTGAAAACCGCAAAAGGGTATCAAAGGAGCAGCAGAAAGTGTATGTGTATTGGGATCATACTTCTTCTGATAATCATTCTAGTGATTGTCATCCCAATTGTCACTAGCATTAGCAAATCTTGA